The Patescibacteria group bacterium genomic interval CTCGTCCGATTCCGCCGGAGGTGGAGAAGATTAATGGTTTAAATGAGATATACTTATTGGTCAATGGCCGACCCAGCAGTCAGGTGTTGGTTGAGTTTTTGTCTTTTATTGACGGCTCTATCATTGTCGGCCACAATATTAAAGAGTTTGATTGGCTATTTGTTTTGTCGCATATTAAACGCCACGTTTTGAATGCACCGCAACATAAAATGATTGATACTCTGGAGTTATCCCGTAAGTTGTTGTCTTTACCGCAATATAATTTAACAGCGGTGGCTCGCCATTTTGGACACGAAAATCGTAATGCTCATCGCGCTATGCCTGATGTGGAAGTCAACGCTAAAGTATTTGTTAATCTTATGGAGCAAATGCTTAAAGTTCAATAATTTGTAAATAGCATGTAATAAAATTTTAATCCCGGCCGTAAGCCGGGATTTTTAAGTAAAAATAAAACCGTTCCGACAGAAGCGTCGGAGCGGTATGGGAAAGTGCTTATTGTTGCCGGGTTACAGGGATGTTGAAAAGTTTGGCCACTGCCGGCAGAATTTTCGTTGTGATAAACGGCTTGACCTTGCCCATAAGGAAGGGCTTTACTGTACTGCGCCAGAAGGGCACCAGGTATTTTTCCGCTACCTTAAACTTGTATTCAACGAAGAGGCCGATAACCAGAATTGTAATGGCGACGAACATGATAGTTCTCCTTTGGTGACGAGTCGCTCTTAGCGGCTTCGTCTGTTTTTCACTAAAATTGTTTAAATGAACGATTAACCAGCTATTCCGCAGAAGTCGACGGAGCGGTCGTCGGCTCTACTCTTTCCGCTTGAGGCAGGCCCCCCATAACCGGCTTAAAGCTGACATTAGCTTCCAATTGATTCTTCCAAGCGCCAGAGTCGGCTGATTCCATCCAATAAACGCATTGGTTGGCTGCATCAGTCAATATCACATCAGGACGGTTGCCGGCGATATAGTGTTTAGGGTCATTACTGTCCAAGGTAACGACAGTGGTCAGCCAATAGAAGCGGATCTTATCGTTTACCCTGGTGATATAGGGCCGTTGCTCGACCGGTCGATTGATTGTCCAGTCAAAGAATTTATGATCGCCGATAACTTTATTGGTTACGGCGGTTACTCCCAGCATTGGTTCTTTCTGATGATGAGAAAAAATGAATATTTTACTCAAGCCGTCAGCCGGCACGAACAAAGAGACGGATAATCCTTGCGATTTTTCCGAGTAAGGCTGAAGCGAGAAGTAGTGATAAAGAGCGTCTTTGCCGCCGAGTTGCCCCAGACGGAAAAAGATAGTGAAGGGCTGATCGTTCATATCCTCGGGCATATTGGCGATTCTGACATCGCCGTTATGTATCCAAGGTAGAGGAGCGGATAGTCCTTTATGGAACTTGAAGCTTTCAGCAATGTAACGGGATACTTTATAAGACAAGACATTCTGTCCATCCAGGAATGGGTGGTTTTTCATTTTGGCCGGCGGCACATAATAGCCGCAACCGAACATGACTCGCCTGATGCTTTGCCAGACGTTGTCTGGCGATTGTTCAATTATCTGTACTCCGCCAAAAATCGGCCGTGGAAACAGTAATCCTTTCCAACGGATCAGTGGTACTACTTGCACCATCTTTCCAGAATCGTCTTTAAGGTAGATAACTCCGTCCGGTTCATAATTGAAGTAACGCCATAACCCGAAAGCGCGGCTGACGGCGGTGTAAGTATTTCTGCTCCATTTAAGGTTTTCTCCAGTTTCGAATTTGACGTTAATTAGGTTTTGCAACCCCCAATCCGGAGCCGGAGATGTGCCATCAACATTATAAACTTGGCGAATTCCAGAGAAGATACGGGGTAAAAGAGGAGTAGGCTCAATGCCCATAGTAA includes:
- a CDS encoding 3'-5' exonuclease; amino-acid sequence: MTNNMTAEQLKEKYQSFLKTEFTVFDLETSGLDPLRDEILEIAGIRLRGDEELARFEALIRPTRPIPPEVEKINGLNEIYLLVNGRPSSQVLVEFLSFIDGSIIVGHNIKEFDWLFVLSHIKRHVLNAPQHKMIDTLELSRKLLSLPQYNLTAVARHFGHENRNAHRAMPDVEVNAKVFVNLMEQMLKVQ